CAGGCCGGCGCTCGCGGTCCCGGTCGCCGGTGCCGCCGGGGTCGTGCTGCCGGGCTGTGAGTGCGCCTCGGTGCCGGTCGCGCAGAGCCTGATCCGCCGGGGAGTCGACCCGGCCGCGGCGTTCGCGTTCCTCCTCTCCGCCCCCGCCATCAACCCGATCGTCCTGACCGCCACGGCCATCGCCTTCCCCGGCAGCCCCGCGATGGTGGCGGCCCGGCTGCTCGCGTCCCTCGTCACCGCCGCCGCGATGGGGTGGCTCTGGCTCTGGCTGGGGCGCGCCGAGTGGCTCAAGCCGGTCGCGCGGCACACGGGACACCGGCCCGGGCAGAGCCGCTGGAACGAGTTCCGGACCGGTTTCCAGCACGACTTCCTGCACGCGGGCGGCTTCCTCGTCGTCGGCGCGATGGCGGCGGCCACGTTCAATGTGCTCGTCCCGCGCACCGTGCTCGACACGTTCGCCGACTCGCCCTGGCTGTCGGTCCTGTTCCTCGCCGCGCTCGCCATCCTCCTCTCGGTGTGCTCGGAGGCGGACGCCTTCGTCGCCGCCTCCCTCACCGGGTTCTCACCCACCGCGCGGCTGACCTTCATGGTGGTCGGCCCCATGGTCGACCTGAAGCTGATCGCCCTGCAGACGGGCACCTTCGGCCGGGCCTTCGCGGTCCGTTTCTCCGCCGCGACGGTCGTCGTCGCGATCCTGTGCAGCGCGCTGATCGGAGCCGTACTCCTGTGAAACGCCCCCTGCAGGCGCTCCTGCTCCTCCTCAGCGGTCTCGGCCTCCTGCACGCCACCGTCGTCACCGACGACTACCTGAGATACGTCAAGCAGGGCATGCACCCCCTCCTCGTGGCCTCGGGCGCGCTGCTGCTCGCACTGGGCGCGATGGAGGCATGGTCCCTGTGGAGACCGAGCGGAGCAGACTCCACGACGGACATCGGCACCGAACCCGAACCCGAACCCGAACCCGAACCCGAAGCCGAAGCCGAAGTCGAAAACGACGACCACGACGACCACGGTCATGGCAACGACAACGACCACGACCACGGTCACGACCATTCCACCCCGCCCCGAGTCGCCTGGCTCCTGCTTCTCCCCGCGCTGAGCCTGCTCTTCTACGCCCCGCCGGCCATCGGCGCGTACACCGCCTCCCGGGAGGCACCCAAGGCGGTGGCGGTCACGGACCAGGACGACTTCGACCCCCTGCCGAAGACCTCACCGCTCCCGATCACCCTCACCGACTTCACCCGCCGGGTGCAGCAGGACCGCGACAAGGCCATCGACGGCCGCACCGTCGAGATGACGGGCTTCGTCACCCCCGACAAGGGGGCATCCGCCGAGGACGGTGGAGGCGACGGGAACACGGGCTGGTACCTGACCCGCGCCATCTTCAGCTGCTGCGCCGCCGACGCCCAGTTCGTGAAGGTACGCGTCCACGGCGCGCCGCCCCCGCCCGCCGACACCTGGGTCACCCTCACCGGCACCTGGCACCCCTCCGGCACCCTCGGCACGAGTTCCGCCGAGGCCGCCCTCGACGCCCACACCGTCAAGAAGGTCCCCCGCCCGCCCAACGCGTACGCCGACGCCCTCCCCGTCACCCGCTGAGCCTCACCACTGACCCCTCACCCGGAACTCGCAAACGTATGGAAACGATCACGTACAGGTCGAACCTCCTCCAGTCCGTGCTGCCCGTCGTACTGGGGCTCCTGGGCGGCACGGCGCTGCTGTACGCCGCCCTCGCCCTGACCTCGGACCCCATGGGGCGCGACACGCTGCGGCAGTGCGTCTCGGCGGCGTTGACCGCCACCGTCGTCGTCGCGATCCTGCGGCGGGGCGACGAGGTGACCCTGGCCGAGGACGCCCTGGTGGTGCGGGGCCTCCGGATTCGGCGGATCCCCTGGACCGGCATCCGGCACCTGGAGGTCCGCCGCGTCCTCGGAGTACGCCAGATCACCCTCCACACCACCGACGGCCGCCGCGCCACACTGCGCACCCCGACGTCCTTCCTGGACAGGGAGTTCGACCTGAAGGTCGAGATCCTCACCCGGTGGTGGCACGCGCGACGCTGAAGCCCTCGCCCCTCGCCCCTCGCCCCTCGCTCCTCGGCGTCGCGCCCACCTAGCCGCCCGCCCCCTCCCGACCGCGCGGCAGGCACCGGCGGGCCGAAGCGCGCCGTATGCCGATCCGTCAGGCCACCGCCACCGCACTCCACGCCGCCGCCACCGCGCCGTGCTCCGTGCTGCCCGACCCGTACAGGTCCCGTGCCGCGTTCAGGGTGGCCGTGCGCGCCCCGGCGTAGTCCGTGGACGACGTCATGTAGACGGTCAGCGCCCGGTACCAGATCGCGCCCAGCTTGTCCTTGCCGATGCCGGTCACCGTCGAACCGTCGCAGGTGGGGCTGGAGTGCGCGACGCCGCCGATGGTCCTGGTGCCGCTGCCCTCCGCGAGGAGATACGCGAAGTGGTTGGCGACGCCCGAGGAGTAGTGGACGTCCAGGTTCCCCACCGTCGGACTCCAGCAGTCCGCCGAGGAGCCGTCCTTGCTGGGCCGGTCCATGAAGCGGAGCGCCGGCTTCTCGAAGCCCGAGCGGACGATCTTCTCGCCGACGAGCCAGTCCCCGGGGTCGGAGTCGTTGCCCGCGAAGAACTCGACGAGCGTGCCGAATATGTCCGAGGTCGCCTCGTTGAGGCCGCCCGGCTCGCCCGAATACGTCAGGTCGGCCGTCGCGGAGGTGACGCCGTGGGTCATCTCATGTCCGGCCACGTCCAGCGAGACGAGCGGGCCGAGCAGGTTTCCGTCACCGTCGCCGTACGTCATGCAGAAGCAACTGTCGTCCCAGAAGGCGTTGTTGTAGTCGTTGCCGTAGTGGACGCGGTTGTACGAGCCCCGGCCGTCGCCGGCGATGCCGTTCCGGCCGTGGACGCTCTTGTAGTAGTCCCAGGTGGTGTCGGTGCCGTACTGCGCGTCGACGGCCGCCGTGGCGCGGTCCGTGGTCGTGCCCGTGCCCCAGTGGTTGTCGGCGTCGGTGAAGAGCGTCGCGGGGGCGCGCCGGACGCAGATGCCGAGGAGGCACAGGTCGGTCCGGTTCGCGGCGTCACCGGTGTACGTGTCGCCACGGGTGGGATCCTTGAGCTGGTACGTCGACCCGGCGGCGGTCGTCTCCAGCGGGACCGTGCCGCCGTAGAGCGACTCGCCGTCGCCCGCGGCGCTCTCCAGCGCGTCCCAGGCGTCGATCTGCCTGCCCGTCGCGGCGTCCGTGAGGACCGTGCGGGCGACCGGGTTGCCGGCCTCGTCCCGGGCGAGCGCGTCCGTCCGCCAGGCCAGCCGGGGGGTGCCGTGCAGGGCGTCGACGACCAGCCGGGGCCTGGACGTCAGCTCGCGCAGCGTCTCGCCGACATTGGCGGCGCGGAGCGCGGCGGCGGCGATGTCGGCGGCCCGGGGCGCCTTGACCGCGGGCGTGACACCGGGGATGTCGAGGGCGCGGGTGGTCGCCCTGTTCGCACTCCGGAATTCGCCGCCGGGGGTGAGATGGACGACGAAGTCGCCGCCGAGCACAGGGAGTTCGCGGTAGGTCCGGTCGTAGCGGACGTGCTGCGTGCCGTCCGCGTCCACGATCACGTCCCGTACGGTGGTGTCCTGGGCAGGGGTGAGCCCGAGGCTCGTCGCGCGGTCCCGCAGGACGTCGGCGGCATGGGCGATCGCGGTGCTTCGGGTCGGTCTGTCGGCGGCCCCGGCAGTGGGGGTGAGCGTCGCGGCCAGCAGCGCGGCGGCCGCGACCGCGGCGCCGGTGGTGGCGAGGCGCGGGCGTCGGAGGTGCCGTATCCGGCTCATCTGTCTCCCAGGGACGAGGGGTGACGGTGGTCGTGGGGTGACGGTGGTCGAGGGGCCGACCACGGACCTCGTCAGATTTAAGTGGGCATGACAGGCGCAGTCCAGGGCGTCGCCGGGGGGATGTGTGAGGGGTGAGAATCGTTTCTGCAAAGAGTCCCGACGCCCCCCTTGGAGAGGAGAGACGAGAGCCGTGCTCCCCTTCTTCGTCTACGGCACCCTCCGCCCCGGCGAGCCCAACCACGACCTCTTCCTGCGCGGCCGCACCGTCGCGGAGGAACCGGCCCGGATGCGCGGCATGGCGCTCTACGACGGCCCCGGTTACCCGTACGCGGTGGAGAGCCTCGGTGACGGTGACGGTGACGGTGACGGTGACGGGGTAGGGGTAGGGCGCGGGGGAGCGGGCGAGGTGAGCGGCGAGATCGTCGCGGCCCGCCCCGAGACGTACGCCGAACTTCTTCGCACGCTCGACGAGTTGGAGGAGTACGCCCCGGGAGACCCGGCGAACCTCTACGAGCGGGTGGAACGCCCGGCCACCCTCGCCGACGGCACGGTCGTACGGGCCTGGGTCTACGTCGCCGCCCCGACCGTCGCGGCCGGACTACGGGCCAGGGGGAAGCTGATCGAGAGCGGGGACTGGCGGCTGCGCGGTTGAGTGCCGGTGCCCGGGTGAGGGCCTGGCCGGTGTCAGCCTCAGCAACACCACGGAGGGGGCGGCGGGCAGGCTCACCCGCAACTCGGATCCGTCCCACCGTGCCGCAGCCGCCGTCGCCCTCGGATGCAGGACCTCCACCCGTACGTCCCCCGGACCCCATCCGGTCGGGGTGAAGGACCGCTCGGCGTCTCCGCCGCGGCGCCAGACCGTCACGTACATCGGGCCCGCGCCCGCCACCGGCTGTCTCAGGCCCAGCGCGATCCAGTCGTCCGACCAGCCCGGCAGGCCCAGGGGCCAGCAGGGCAGGGCGGTGCGCAGGTCGCCCCGGATCGACTTGTACGTGTCCAAGGCGTCGCGCACCAGACCGCGTTGACGCTCCGTCATGCGGTCCAGGTGGCCGGAGAGATGCACGCGGCCGAGGAGCGCGGAACCGAGGGTGAAGGCGATCTCCTCGTCCGTGCAGGACGGTTGCGGGTAGGCCCACACGGCGCCCTGTTCCGGCGGCACGGCGGTGGGGGCGGAGGCGGCGATCGGCGGACAGCGCAGGGGATCCTGCTGGTCGGAGGTGGACTGGAGCTGGGCCACCGCGAGGGAGGCGCCGTCCATGCGCATGCCACCCGAGGCGCAGTTCTCGATGACCAGGCCGGGGTGCCGGTCCAGGGTCGCGGACAGCCAGGAGAGCCAGGCCCGGGAGTGGGCGAGGTGGGCCGGTGCCGAGGTGGTGATGTTGTAGTCGAGTTTGAGGTAGCCGACGCCCCACTCACCGACCAGGCGGTCCACCGTCCCGTCCAGATGGGCGCGGGCCGCCGGGTGGGTCAGGTCCAGCTGGTGGCGGCCCTGTTCGGTCACCCGGGCGCCGTCCTCGTGGCGGAGGAAGGCCTCGACGGGCAGTTCGGCGGCGAGCGGACTGCGGACCCCGACGACCTCGGGCTCCAGCCACAGCCCCGGCACCATCCCGCGCTCCCGGATCCGGTCGAGCACGACCTGGATGCCGGCGTCACCGGGAAACCGCCGGACCGAGGGCAGCCAGGCCCCGACGCTGTCCCACCAGCCCCCGGGCGAGTCACCGCCCTCCCACCCCTCGCCGCGCGCCCCATCTCCCTGCGCCCCTTCTCCGCCTTCCCGTTCTCCGCCTTCCCGTTCTCCGCTCTCCCCGTCGTCGTACCACCCGGCGTCCACGCAGAAGTACTCCGCGCCCACCTCCGCCGCCGCGTCGATCAGCGGGAGCAGTTTCTCGGTGGTGGGGTCGCCCATGAGGGTGTTCATGTAGTCGTTGAAGATCACCGGAAGTCGGGTGTGGTCCGGGTGGGGGCGGCGTACGACACGGCGGTACGCGGTCAGCGCGGCCAGGGCGCCCTCGAAGCGGTCGCCGAGGGCGAGGGCGGCCCACTCCGTGGTGAACTCGGCGCCTGGTGGCAGGACTTGGCGCCACTGGTGTTCATCGTGGGTCGGCCCGCCGAGCGCCAGATACGTCCGGCCCGCCGACTCGCCGGCCTCCCAGACCCAGCTGGACGCCGACTCGATCTGCCACAACCAACCGCGGTCGTCCCCACGGTGCTGGAGCGCGCCCATCGCGAGGTGTCCGTCGGTGGGCCAACTGCCCCGCCCCGCCAGCCGGGCCGCCGCGTGCCCGGTGCCGCCGTGTGCCTCGGGGTTGACGTCGGGCACGGAGTCCCGCAGCGGCTCGGAGTACCAACGGCACTCCGCGAGCCAGTCGTTGCGCGCCCGGAAGACGGACAGTTCGTCGGGGGAGGGGAGTCCGCCGAGGAGCAGGCTGCCGAGGGAGCGTACGGTGACCGACTCGGAACCGTCGTTGCGCAGCCGTACCCGGGAGCGCAGCACGGCAGTGCCGTCCGGTGAGGCGTACTCGACGAAGGCGGTCAACCCGGTCGCGGGGTCGTGGAGTTCGAAGGTCAGCCGATGCCACCGCACGTGGTCGTCGGAGTCGGCAGACGAACCGGGCGCGTCCACAACGGTGTTGTCGGGTGAGGCGCCGCGAGTGGAGTGGTGAGCGCGGTACTTCAGGCGGGCGCCGATCGCCGTGCCGGTGAAGCGGGGTCTCGACCAGCCGGTGCCCTCACCGAGCAGGACCAGGTCGACCAGGGGCAGCGAGGGGTCGGTCTTGGTCTCCTCGGGACCGGGCTCGGGGTCGCCGGGGCGGCGGACGCCCAGCAGCCGGGGAGTGTCTCCGCTCAGGTCGAAGTCGGCGGTCAGCGCGGAGTGGCCCCAACGGTAGGAGAGGCTCCACGGGAACGAGTCGGTCCACTGGTGACTGTCGTGCTGCGGCATGAGATCCCCCGGGTCGGCTGTGCTCCCAAGTGTTCACGGCTGGCTGTGCGTCCGCTGTCCCCTTCCTTTGTGAAGCGTCGGGTCAACCACACAGGATCTACGTATCCGAAAGCATGAATGTTCAAGCACGCGGGGTATTCATGCAGATCATCACACCAGCATCAGCACCCGCACCCGCACCCGCATCAACACCAGCACCAGCACCGACGCAGCGCGCACGAGGAGCCCCCCCCACATGAATGCCGTCGCCCTGAACGAGACCGTCCTGAAGAACGCCCGCCCCGAAGTCGAAACGTGGCTGGCCGAGTTTGTCGAGCGGCACGGCGGCCTCGTCGGTTCCGTCCATCTGTTCGAGCCCGCCCAGGAGGGCGAGATCGTGCTCGTCGCCGCGCACAACCTGCCGGCGGCCGTGGTGAACGGCGCGGCCGTCGTCGTGGTGGGCAAGGGGATGGCGGGGGTCACCGCCGAGCGCCGGGAGCCGATCGGCATCAGTGACCTGCAGACCGACACGTCCGGTGTCGCCCGCCCGCCGGCCCGCGCCTCGCACGCCAAGGGTTCGCTCACGCTGCCCGTCTTCGCACCGGACGATCCCACGAGGCTCGTAGCCGTCGTCGGTCTGGGCTTCGCGGAGCCCAGGGAGTTCACGGACGAGGAGATGACGAAGTACGGCGAGGACGCGAAATCCGTCCCGACCACCAGCTGACCCACGACCCGACCGACGACCCACGAGCCCACCCACGACCCAACCGACCCAGGACCCGACCCAGGACCCGGCCCAGGAGCCGACCGCTTTCGGGAGCGGGCCCCCGCCCCGTCCTCGCCGCCCTACTTCCCCACTACCTCCACCCGTACCGCGCACGTCTTGAACTCCGGCATGCGGGAGGTGGGGTCGAGGGCGGGGTTGGTGAGGGTGTTGGCGCGGCCCTCGCCCGGCCAGTGGAACGGCATGAAGACCGTGTCGGGGCGGATGGTGGTCGTGATGCGGGCCGGGGCGACGGCTCGGCCCCGGCGGGAGACCACGGCCACCGGGTCGCCCTCCGCCGCGCCGAGCCGCTCGGCCAGCCGGGGGTGCAGTTCCACGAAGGGCCCCGGCGCGGCGGAGTTGAGCTCGTCGACCCGCCGGGTCTGGGCGCCCGACTGGTACTGGGCGACCACTCGCCCGGTGG
The DNA window shown above is from Streptomyces akebiae and carries:
- a CDS encoding permease, whose protein sequence is MSRTTNSTTHNSTTHNSTTSGTTHGTKHSATAEAALAAAEADDFDQPGHAWPRHWPLLLLGAAVLPGVVLFGVGRWMEEPAVQAWRTVCLSITVQALPFLLLGTALSGAINAFVPARVFTRLLPSRPALAVPVAGAAGVVLPGCECASVPVAQSLIRRGVDPAAAFAFLLSAPAINPIVLTATAIAFPGSPAMVAARLLASLVTAAAMGWLWLWLGRAEWLKPVARHTGHRPGQSRWNEFRTGFQHDFLHAGGFLVVGAMAAATFNVLVPRTVLDTFADSPWLSVLFLAALAILLSVCSEADAFVAASLTGFSPTARLTFMVVGPMVDLKLIALQTGTFGRAFAVRFSAATVVVAILCSALIGAVLL
- a CDS encoding alpha-galactosidase, whose protein sequence is MPQHDSHQWTDSFPWSLSYRWGHSALTADFDLSGDTPRLLGVRRPGDPEPGPEETKTDPSLPLVDLVLLGEGTGWSRPRFTGTAIGARLKYRAHHSTRGASPDNTVVDAPGSSADSDDHVRWHRLTFELHDPATGLTAFVEYASPDGTAVLRSRVRLRNDGSESVTVRSLGSLLLGGLPSPDELSVFRARNDWLAECRWYSEPLRDSVPDVNPEAHGGTGHAAARLAGRGSWPTDGHLAMGALQHRGDDRGWLWQIESASSWVWEAGESAGRTYLALGGPTHDEHQWRQVLPPGAEFTTEWAALALGDRFEGALAALTAYRRVVRRPHPDHTRLPVIFNDYMNTLMGDPTTEKLLPLIDAAAEVGAEYFCVDAGWYDDGESGEREGGEREGGEGAQGDGARGEGWEGGDSPGGWWDSVGAWLPSVRRFPGDAGIQVVLDRIRERGMVPGLWLEPEVVGVRSPLAAELPVEAFLRHEDGARVTEQGRHQLDLTHPAARAHLDGTVDRLVGEWGVGYLKLDYNITTSAPAHLAHSRAWLSWLSATLDRHPGLVIENCASGGMRMDGASLAVAQLQSTSDQQDPLRCPPIAASAPTAVPPEQGAVWAYPQPSCTDEEIAFTLGSALLGRVHLSGHLDRMTERQRGLVRDALDTYKSIRGDLRTALPCWPLGLPGWSDDWIALGLRQPVAGAGPMYVTVWRRGGDAERSFTPTGWGPGDVRVEVLHPRATAAAARWDGSELRVSLPAAPSVVLLRLTPARPSPGHRHSTAQPPVPALDQLPPGP
- a CDS encoding GAF domain-containing protein, yielding MNAVALNETVLKNARPEVETWLAEFVERHGGLVGSVHLFEPAQEGEIVLVAAHNLPAAVVNGAAVVVVGKGMAGVTAERREPIGISDLQTDTSGVARPPARASHAKGSLTLPVFAPDDPTRLVAVVGLGFAEPREFTDEEMTKYGEDAKSVPTTS
- a CDS encoding gamma-glutamylcyclotransferase family protein, encoding MLPFFVYGTLRPGEPNHDLFLRGRTVAEEPARMRGMALYDGPGYPYAVESLGDGDGDGDGDGVGVGRGGAGEVSGEIVAARPETYAELLRTLDELEEYAPGDPANLYERVERPATLADGTVVRAWVYVAAPTVAAGLRARGKLIESGDWRLRG
- a CDS encoding M4 family metallopeptidase, with product MSRIRHLRRPRLATTGAAVAAAALLAATLTPTAGAADRPTRSTAIAHAADVLRDRATSLGLTPAQDTTVRDVIVDADGTQHVRYDRTYRELPVLGGDFVVHLTPGGEFRSANRATTRALDIPGVTPAVKAPRAADIAAAALRAANVGETLRELTSRPRLVVDALHGTPRLAWRTDALARDEAGNPVARTVLTDAATGRQIDAWDALESAAGDGESLYGGTVPLETTAAGSTYQLKDPTRGDTYTGDAANRTDLCLLGICVRRAPATLFTDADNHWGTGTTTDRATAAVDAQYGTDTTWDYYKSVHGRNGIAGDGRGSYNRVHYGNDYNNAFWDDSCFCMTYGDGDGNLLGPLVSLDVAGHEMTHGVTSATADLTYSGEPGGLNEATSDIFGTLVEFFAGNDSDPGDWLVGEKIVRSGFEKPALRFMDRPSKDGSSADCWSPTVGNLDVHYSSGVANHFAYLLAEGSGTRTIGGVAHSSPTCDGSTVTGIGKDKLGAIWYRALTVYMTSSTDYAGARTATLNAARDLYGSGSTEHGAVAAAWSAVAVA
- a CDS encoding TIGR03943 family putative permease subunit, whose amino-acid sequence is MKRPLQALLLLLSGLGLLHATVVTDDYLRYVKQGMHPLLVASGALLLALGAMEAWSLWRPSGADSTTDIGTEPEPEPEPEPEAEAEVENDDHDDHGHGNDNDHDHGHDHSTPPRVAWLLLLPALSLLFYAPPAIGAYTASREAPKAVAVTDQDDFDPLPKTSPLPITLTDFTRRVQQDRDKAIDGRTVEMTGFVTPDKGASAEDGGGDGNTGWYLTRAIFSCCAADAQFVKVRVHGAPPPPADTWVTLTGTWHPSGTLGTSSAEAALDAHTVKKVPRPPNAYADALPVTR